A stretch of Arcobacter arenosus DNA encodes these proteins:
- a CDS encoding class I SAM-dependent DNA methyltransferase produces MSKDFFQDKSNNYEKDKNRVDNVQNIANLITKEIDFDKSMEIIDFGSGTGLLLEKIAPFVKSITAIDLSPSMNKKLNDKRDLIDCNLEILEIDLAKTKLEKKFDSIISSMTLHHIENIENLFKDFYNILNENGTIALADLDIEDGSFHTEDTGVYHFGFDRDEVVKIAKNVGFKNVKIQDASIAYKPQGGYLIFLLTASKYI; encoded by the coding sequence ATGAGTAAAGATTTTTTTCAAGATAAATCAAACAATTATGAAAAAGATAAAAATAGAGTTGATAATGTTCAAAACATAGCTAATTTAATAACAAAAGAGATTGATTTTGATAAATCAATGGAAATAATAGATTTTGGGTCAGGTACTGGATTATTATTAGAAAAAATCGCTCCATTTGTTAAAAGTATTACAGCTATTGACTTGTCACCATCAATGAATAAAAAATTAAATGATAAAAGAGACTTGATTGATTGTAATCTTGAAATTTTAGAAATTGATTTAGCAAAAACTAAATTAGAAAAAAAATTTGATTCAATAATTTCATCAATGACCCTACATCATATTGAAAATATAGAAAATTTGTTTAAAGATTTTTATAATATATTAAATGAAAATGGAACAATAGCTTTAGCAGATTTAGATATAGAAGATGGTAGTTTTCACACAGAAGATACAGGGGTATATCATTTTGGATTTGACAGAGATGAGGTTGTAAAAATAGCAAAAAATGTTGGTTTTAAAAATGTAAAAATCCAAGATGCAAGTATTGCCTATAAGCCTCAAGGTGGATATCTAATATTTTTACTTACAGCAAGCAAGTATATATAA
- a CDS encoding glutamine amidotransferase, translating into MKYIYILKTGDTFDNTKYNYGDFEDWIIRELKIPSKYIKTIDVKNNQTLPKLVSAKGFIITGSHSMVSEELNWSLKLEEYIRKIKQANIPLLGICYGHQLIAKALGGCSNYNKNGKEIGSVKIRQLANAKKDLLFKNIPLKFYAHETHYQSAIKLPKGSIVLAKNSHEKHQAVRFSNCIWGVQFHPEFNITVMKEYIVKQKESLDNLGIDINNLLKNVKNCSVSSKVLNNFEKILK; encoded by the coding sequence GTGAAATATATTTATATATTAAAAACTGGAGATACATTTGACAATACAAAGTATAATTATGGAGATTTTGAAGATTGGATTATTAGAGAATTAAAGATTCCTTCAAAATATATTAAAACAATAGATGTAAAAAATAATCAAACATTACCAAAACTAGTTAGTGCAAAAGGTTTTATAATTACAGGTTCACACTCAATGGTAAGTGAAGAATTAAATTGGAGTTTAAAGTTAGAAGAATATATAAGAAAAATCAAGCAAGCAAATATACCACTATTAGGGATATGTTATGGACACCAGCTTATTGCAAAAGCTTTGGGAGGTTGTTCAAATTATAACAAAAACGGTAAAGAGATTGGAAGTGTAAAAATAAGACAACTTGCTAATGCAAAAAAAGATTTATTGTTCAAAAATATTCCTTTAAAATTTTATGCCCATGAAACTCACTATCAAAGTGCAATAAAACTTCCAAAAGGTTCGATTGTTTTAGCTAAAAATTCACATGAAAAACATCAAGCAGTAAGATTTAGTAATTGTATTTGGGGAGTTCAATTTCATCCTGAATTTAATATTACAGTTATGAAAGAATATATTGTAAAACAAAAAGAGAGTTTAGATAATCTAGGAATTGATATAAATAATCTACTAAAAAATGTAAAAAATTGTAGTGTGAGTAGTAAAGTTCTAAATAATTTTGAAAAGATATTGAAATAA
- a CDS encoding rhodanese-like domain-containing protein encodes MNETIIYPIIAIIAFIAYKKYTQYKVLKLVPALLKEGGQIIDVRTKDEFTSAHKEGSINIPLELLDSRINELDNNKPIILCCASGSRSGLAKRLLLSKGFENVYNSGTWNSLLKF; translated from the coding sequence TTGAATGAAACTATAATATATCCTATCATTGCAATAATAGCTTTTATAGCTTATAAAAAATATACTCAATACAAGGTATTAAAACTTGTACCAGCTCTTTTGAAAGAGGGTGGACAAATTATTGATGTTAGAACAAAAGATGAGTTTACTTCAGCTCACAAAGAAGGTAGTATAAACATTCCATTAGAATTACTTGATAGTAGAATAAATGAGTTAGATAATAATAAACCCATAATTCTTTGTTGTGCAAGTGGAAGTAGAAGTGGATTAGCAAAAAGGCTTTTATTGTCAAAAGGTTTTGAAAATGTATATAATTCAGGGACGTGGAACTCACTTTTAAAATTTTAG